The proteins below come from a single Alphaproteobacteria bacterium genomic window:
- a CDS encoding DUF1445 domain-containing protein, producing the protein MTARPTASNGHALDLDPAALRRRFRADGDRGPTTGRAPGYLQCNLVILPHRDAQAFAAYCAANPAPCPLLYTGAPGNPMLDPLGADIDIRTDLPAYHLHRPGQAPEVVPDIRDQWRAESVALVLGCSLSFEAALVAAGIRLRHLERGGDIAAFRTATPTTPAGPFAGPLVVSMRAVAAADADRAAAITARFPHAHGAPVHVGEPGTLGIADVERPDWGEPPQLLPEEIAMFWACGVTSHLALVNAGLPLAITHAPGSMLITDLPADTPPDL; encoded by the coding sequence ATGACCGCTCGCCCCACCGCCTCCAACGGCCACGCTTTGGACCTTGATCCAGCGGCGCTTCGGCGGCGATTTCGGGCGGACGGCGATCGCGGCCCCACCACCGGGCGGGCACCGGGCTACCTTCAGTGCAACCTCGTGATCCTGCCCCACCGGGACGCCCAAGCCTTTGCCGCCTATTGCGCGGCCAACCCGGCGCCCTGCCCCTTGCTCTACACCGGCGCGCCGGGCAATCCGATGTTGGACCCGCTGGGTGCCGACATCGACATCCGCACCGACCTGCCGGCCTACCACCTCCATCGGCCCGGTCAGGCGCCCGAGGTCGTGCCCGATATCCGCGACCAGTGGCGCGCGGAGTCGGTCGCCCTGGTGCTGGGCTGCTCGCTGTCGTTCGAGGCGGCCTTGGTCGCGGCCGGGATTCGCCTGCGACACCTCGAGCGCGGCGGCGACATTGCCGCTTTTCGCACCGCGACGCCGACCACCCCCGCAGGCCCCTTCGCCGGACCGCTCGTCGTTTCGATGCGCGCGGTGGCCGCCGCCGATGCCGACCGCGCCGCCGCCATCACCGCGCGCTTTCCCCATGCCCACGGCGCACCGGTGCATGTCGGCGAGCCCGGCACCCTTGGCATCGCCGATGTCGAACGACCCGACTGGGGCGAGCCGCCGCAGTTGCTACCTGAAGAAATAGCAATGTTCTGGGCCTGCGGCGTCACCTCGCACCTGGCCCTCGTCAACGCGGGCCTGCCGCTGGCCATCACCCACGCGCCGGGGTCGATGCTGATCACCGACCTCCCCGCCGACACGCCGCCCGATCTCTAG
- a CDS encoding alpha/beta fold hydrolase, with protein sequence MVAVRRRYVAGPYGQVHLYEIGEKGAGARPLVCFHQSPLSGRTFDALMRGFAGDRYMVAPDTPGYGHSDAPPEALSIDGYARAHGAVIDAMDLGEIDVMGVHTGARIAVEFTRQHRDRVKHVVLVGAAVYTEEERAKQRAWTGAALQPTENSDGTHLVGLWNNWAQFRGPGVTDAMIERYISDSLRNRGNAAYAMKAVFSHNMRAALGDLAQPILVFNVRDDIYAATARAAEVMQNGRVVDLSPTGLWPLETRTDEIVALVRAHCAA encoded by the coding sequence ATGGTGGCGGTGCGGCGGCGCTACGTCGCGGGCCCCTACGGCCAGGTGCATCTTTACGAAATCGGCGAGAAGGGCGCGGGCGCGCGGCCCTTGGTGTGCTTTCACCAAAGCCCGCTGTCGGGGCGGACGTTCGATGCCTTGATGCGCGGGTTCGCGGGCGATCGCTACATGGTGGCGCCCGATACGCCGGGCTACGGCCATTCGGACGCGCCGCCCGAGGCGTTGTCGATCGACGGCTATGCCAGGGCGCATGGGGCAGTGATCGATGCGATGGACCTGGGCGAGATCGACGTGATGGGGGTCCATACCGGAGCGCGGATCGCGGTCGAGTTCACCCGCCAGCACCGCGATCGGGTGAAGCATGTCGTGCTGGTCGGCGCAGCGGTCTACACCGAAGAGGAGCGCGCCAAGCAGCGCGCCTGGACGGGCGCGGCATTGCAGCCGACCGAGAACAGCGACGGGACGCACCTCGTCGGGCTGTGGAACAACTGGGCGCAATTTCGCGGGCCGGGGGTCACCGACGCGATGATCGAACGCTATATTTCCGACAGCCTGCGCAACCGCGGCAATGCGGCCTACGCGATGAAGGCGGTGTTTTCCCACAACATGCGCGCGGCGCTGGGCGACCTCGCCCAACCCATTTTGGTGTTCAACGTGCGCGACGATATCTATGCCGCGACGGCGCGTGCAGCCGAGGTCATGCAAAACGGTCGTGTCGTCGACCTGTCGCCGACGGGGCTATGGCCGCTGGAGACCCGCACCGACGAGATTGTCGCACTGGTGCGGGCGCACTGCGCGGCGTGA
- a CDS encoding VOC family protein — MTTDIVAPDGSAMSVATIGVADMARSLHFYRDLTGMTASAAVTWAGKDFETFWHLPKGSRAQAVFLHAGPDPVGRVLLVQFEAEGRKVVRAAKPARAYGLINLNFYTADIFGETEKFRKLGYAFWSDPVAHDFTADVGTPIEVVFEGPDGVLINWVELATKDPATRIGKMRAYVESFGRTSTGFTPVVTTASCMRDIEKSKEFYVRVLKMGVHINQVLDSDNYRKFQKVPDGGRTQVTFMQGNHMFGKIATSQPLNYPVPDLVPDSVAPNIGYLMQSFLVPDLSVALAECAALGVETYTPRMTLEVPGLGAVDTAIVRNPGSGALQQLVQA; from the coding sequence ATGACCACGGATATCGTTGCGCCCGACGGATCGGCGATGAGCGTTGCCACGATTGGGGTGGCCGACATGGCGCGCTCGTTGCACTTCTACCGCGACCTCACCGGGATGACGGCGAGTGCGGCGGTGACCTGGGCAGGCAAGGACTTTGAGACGTTTTGGCATTTGCCCAAGGGGTCGCGGGCGCAGGCGGTGTTCCTGCATGCCGGCCCCGATCCGGTGGGGCGTGTGCTGTTGGTCCAGTTCGAGGCCGAAGGCCGCAAGGTGGTGCGGGCGGCCAAGCCCGCGCGAGCCTATGGCTTGATCAACCTTAACTTCTATACCGCCGATATTTTCGGCGAGACCGAGAAGTTCCGCAAATTGGGCTACGCGTTTTGGTCCGATCCGGTGGCGCACGATTTCACCGCCGATGTCGGGACACCGATCGAGGTGGTGTTCGAAGGGCCCGACGGGGTGTTGATCAACTGGGTCGAGCTTGCGACCAAGGACCCGGCGACGCGGATCGGCAAGATGCGCGCTTATGTCGAATCGTTTGGACGAACGTCGACCGGTTTCACCCCGGTGGTGACGACCGCGTCGTGCATGCGCGATATCGAGAAGTCCAAAGAGTTCTATGTGCGGGTACTCAAGATGGGGGTGCACATCAATCAAGTTCTGGACAGCGACAACTATCGCAAGTTCCAAAAGGTGCCCGACGGCGGCCGCACCCAGGTGACGTTCATGCAGGGCAATCACATGTTCGGCAAAATCGCGACGTCGCAACCGCTGAACTACCCGGTGCCCGATTTGGTGCCCGATTCGGTGGCGCCCAACATCGGCTATTTGATGCAAAGCTTCCTGGTGCCCGACTTGAGTGTGGCGCTGGCCGAGTGCGCGGCGCTGGGCGTCGAGACCTATACGCCGCGGATGACGCTGGAGGTGCCGGGGCTGGGCGCGGTCGACACGGCCATCGTGCGCAATCCGGGATCGGGCGCGTTGCAGCAGTTGGTCCAGGCGTGA